One window of Chryseobacterium indologenes genomic DNA carries:
- the nadD gene encoding nicotinate (nicotinamide) nucleotide adenylyltransferase codes for MKKIGLFFGSFNPIHIGHLILANYILENSDMDELWFVVSPQNPFKDKKSLLNDHNRLDMVQLAVKNYPNMRASNVEFSLPKPSYTIDTLTYLHEKYPEYSFSLIMGEDNLKSLHKWKNSDILIKNHHIIVYPRVFEGEKKDSDYLQHENISLIKAPVIELSATEIRTMIKDGKNVRPMLPPEVFEYLDGSNFYQ; via the coding sequence ATGAAAAAAATCGGTTTATTTTTCGGATCATTCAATCCAATTCATATCGGACATCTTATTCTGGCGAATTATATTCTGGAAAATTCTGATATGGATGAGCTTTGGTTTGTAGTGAGCCCACAAAATCCGTTTAAAGACAAAAAATCTTTACTGAATGACCATAACAGATTGGATATGGTACAGCTGGCAGTAAAAAATTACCCCAATATGAGAGCTTCCAATGTGGAATTCTCTCTTCCGAAACCAAGTTACACAATTGATACTCTTACCTATCTTCATGAAAAATATCCTGAATATTCTTTCAGCCTGATTATGGGAGAAGATAATCTGAAGAGTCTTCATAAATGGAAAAATTCTGATATCCTGATCAAAAATCATCATATCATTGTTTATCCAAGGGTATTTGAGGGAGAAAAGAAAGATTCTGACTATTTACAGCATGAAAATATTTCTCTGATCAAGGCGCCGGTTATAGAACTTTCTGCCACTGAAATCCGTACTATGATTAAAGATGGTAAAAATGTAAGGCCTATGCTGCCACCTGAAGTTTTTGAATATTTGGATGGTAGTAATTTTTATCAATAA
- a CDS encoding M48 family metallopeptidase translates to MKKITLCLMLFGAMYSINAQKINLGKAAGMVSNGAKALTFTNEDAVKLSKESVDWMDKNNAVAGPKDPYTVRLNKLFGKHKSQDGLNLNYKVYKVKDINAFACADGSVRVFSSLMDIMTDNELLAVIGHEIGHVKNQDTKDAMKSAYLKAAALDAASSASSAVATLNESQVGKMANAFLDASHSKKQESEADTYSYDFMKANKYDVVGAYTAFKKLALLSEGSTQTNFEKMFNSHPDSNKRAESIKKRAEKDGLWKDPGTVTLPKTKLIK, encoded by the coding sequence ATGAAAAAAATTACTCTATGCCTTATGTTATTTGGGGCTATGTATTCGATTAATGCACAAAAAATTAACCTCGGGAAAGCTGCCGGAATGGTTTCAAATGGTGCAAAAGCTCTAACATTTACGAACGAAGATGCGGTTAAATTATCCAAAGAGTCAGTAGACTGGATGGATAAAAATAATGCTGTAGCAGGACCTAAAGACCCATACACTGTGAGACTGAACAAACTGTTTGGAAAGCACAAATCTCAGGACGGTCTGAATTTGAATTATAAAGTTTATAAAGTTAAAGATATCAATGCGTTTGCCTGCGCGGACGGAAGTGTACGCGTATTCTCTTCTCTGATGGATATCATGACGGACAATGAATTGCTAGCGGTTATCGGGCATGAGATTGGGCACGTGAAAAATCAGGATACAAAAGATGCAATGAAATCTGCTTATCTGAAAGCGGCGGCACTAGATGCTGCATCATCGGCTTCTTCTGCTGTAGCTACTCTTAATGAAAGTCAGGTAGGAAAGATGGCTAATGCATTTTTGGATGCTTCACACAGCAAAAAACAGGAATCAGAGGCAGATACTTACTCATATGATTTTATGAAAGCTAATAAATATGATGTTGTAGGGGCTTATACAGCTTTCAAAAAGTTAGCGCTGCTCTCAGAAGGAAGTACACAAACGAACTTTGAAAAAATGTTCAATTCTCACCCTGACAGTAACAAAAGGGCAGAATCTATTAAAAAACGAGCTGAGAAGGACGGGTTATGGAAAGATCCGGGAACGGTAACTTTACCCAAAACAAAGTTGATAAAATAA
- the smpB gene encoding SsrA-binding protein SmpB, translating into MKIEKTVSILNRRARFEYEILEEYEAGMVLTGTEIKSLRSSKASITESFCQFIDGELYIINMMIDEYKLGTFYNHKTKRERKLLLHKKELQKLEKKLKDAGNTIIPLKLYITDRGKAKVLIALGRGKKLFDKREAIKDRENKRNLDRILKKS; encoded by the coding sequence ATGAAGATTGAGAAAACAGTTAGCATATTAAACAGAAGAGCCCGTTTTGAATATGAAATTCTTGAAGAATATGAAGCAGGAATGGTTTTGACGGGTACCGAAATAAAATCTTTACGTTCATCCAAAGCATCCATTACAGAATCCTTCTGTCAGTTTATTGATGGGGAATTGTACATCATTAACATGATGATTGATGAGTATAAATTAGGTACTTTTTACAATCACAAAACAAAAAGGGAACGGAAATTGCTCTTGCACAAAAAAGAATTACAAAAACTTGAAAAAAAGTTAAAGGATGCTGGGAACACCATAATACCTTTAAAATTATATATCACTGACCGAGGTAAAGCAAAGGTGCTGATAGCGCTGGGTAGAGGGAAAAAGCTTTTCGATAAAAGAGAGGCGATAAAAGATAGAGAAAATAAACGGAACCTGGACAGAATATTAAAGAAAAGTTAA
- the recJ gene encoding single-stranded-DNA-specific exonuclease RecJ — translation MSQKWIYKPEPDEEVVDRLSSSLGFGTFESKILVLRGIDNYQKAREFFKPNLNDIHNPFLMADMQKAVERIATAIENGEKILVYGDYDVDGTTAVALMYLYLSKIVEKKYLDYYIPDRNSEGYGISTEGIDFAKENGFSLIIALDCGIKAIDMINYAKNLEIDFIICDHHLPGEEIPDAAAVLDPKRTDCRYPFKELSGCGVGFKLCQGLNTIYKLPEAELFELTDLLAISIAADIVSMTGENRVLAKMGLKTLRKTRNLGLRLLIPEDKLSHFEISNIVFEIAPKINAAGRISHGKAAVELMVSDNLKHANQIVGDIMNLNDERRELDMNSTLSALNQIIESQQETKHTTIVYHPEWNKGVIGIVASRLIETYYKPTLVFTDGNNGEMVASARSVSDFDVHEALDMCSEYFLKFGGHHAAAGLSMEKDKFDAFKERFEKIVSEKIKDHQKEPSIAIDTEITVDEINREFINFHRKLAPFGPHNMKPIFTLTNQKLSGYVKTMGKDNNHLKFYIKQESTGRNIECVGFKLGPFVEDFKNKNFDLAFTLEENHWKGNVTHYLNIKDVKFRD, via the coding sequence ATGAGTCAAAAATGGATTTATAAGCCTGAACCCGATGAGGAAGTTGTGGACAGACTAAGTTCGTCACTTGGTTTTGGTACTTTTGAATCTAAAATCCTCGTTTTAAGAGGGATTGACAATTATCAAAAGGCCAGAGAATTCTTCAAACCAAACCTTAACGATATACACAATCCGTTTTTAATGGCAGATATGCAAAAAGCTGTAGAGCGTATTGCAACGGCTATTGAAAATGGTGAAAAAATATTGGTCTATGGTGACTATGATGTGGACGGAACCACAGCGGTTGCTCTGATGTACCTTTATCTCAGCAAAATTGTTGAGAAAAAATATCTGGACTATTATATTCCTGACAGAAATTCTGAAGGATATGGAATTTCTACTGAAGGAATTGATTTTGCCAAAGAAAATGGATTTTCATTAATCATTGCTCTGGATTGCGGAATAAAGGCTATTGATATGATCAACTATGCCAAAAATCTGGAAATAGATTTTATTATCTGTGATCATCACCTTCCAGGTGAAGAAATTCCTGATGCTGCGGCCGTACTTGACCCTAAAAGAACTGACTGCCGATATCCTTTCAAAGAACTTTCGGGATGTGGCGTAGGCTTTAAGCTTTGCCAGGGATTAAATACAATTTATAAATTACCGGAAGCGGAATTATTTGAACTTACTGATCTTCTGGCCATTTCTATTGCTGCCGATATTGTTTCCATGACAGGTGAAAACAGAGTACTGGCTAAAATGGGATTGAAAACCCTTAGAAAAACCAGAAATCTGGGATTAAGATTGCTGATTCCTGAGGATAAGCTTTCTCATTTTGAAATTTCAAATATTGTTTTTGAAATAGCTCCTAAAATTAATGCAGCCGGAAGAATCTCCCATGGTAAAGCGGCCGTAGAACTTATGGTTTCTGACAATCTGAAACACGCCAACCAGATTGTAGGTGATATCATGAACCTCAACGACGAAAGAAGAGAGCTGGATATGAATTCTACTCTTTCTGCATTGAACCAAATTATAGAATCTCAGCAGGAAACCAAGCACACAACCATTGTTTATCATCCTGAATGGAATAAAGGAGTAATTGGAATTGTAGCTTCCCGACTTATTGAAACATATTATAAACCTACCCTGGTATTTACTGATGGTAATAACGGGGAAATGGTAGCTTCTGCAAGATCTGTTTCTGACTTCGATGTGCATGAAGCTCTTGATATGTGTTCTGAATATTTTCTTAAGTTTGGGGGCCATCATGCGGCAGCCGGACTTTCTATGGAGAAAGACAAATTTGATGCTTTCAAGGAAAGGTTTGAAAAAATTGTTTCTGAAAAAATCAAAGACCATCAAAAAGAACCTTCCATTGCCATTGATACTGAAATTACAGTTGATGAAATCAACAGAGAGTTTATCAATTTCCACAGAAAACTGGCTCCATTCGGGCCTCACAATATGAAACCTATCTTTACATTGACCAACCAGAAATTGTCAGGTTATGTGAAAACGATGGGGAAAGATAATAATCATCTGAAGTTTTATATCAAGCAGGAATCTACAGGACGAAATATTGAATGTGTAGGATTCAAGCTAGGACCATTTGTTGAAGATTTTAAAAATAAAAATTTCGACCTTGCTTTTACCCTTGAAGAAAATCACTGGAAAGGCAATGTCACTCATTATCTAAATATTAAGGATGTGAAATTCAGGGATTGA
- a CDS encoding ABC-F family ATP-binding cassette domain-containing protein, whose translation MLTVSNLSLQFGKRVLFDEVNIMFTKGNCYGIIGANGAGKSTFLKILTGKQDPTTGHVSLEPGKRMSVLEQDHFAYDQYTVLEAVLRGNKKLFEIKEEMDALYAKEDFSDEDGIKAGELGVIYDEMGGWTAESDAQTMLSNVGVKDDMHWQMMSELENKDKVKVLLAQALFGNPDVLILDEPTNDLDIDTISWLEDFLADYENTVIVVSHDRHFLDTVCTHIGDLDYAKLNLYTGNYSFWYQASQLATRQRAQANKKAEEKKKELQDFIARFSSNVAKAKQATARKKMIDKLNIDDIKPSSRRYPAIIFEMEREAGDQILDVKGLEKTKDGELLFSNIDLNLKKGDKVAVLSKNSLAITEFFEILAGNVEADKGTVAWGVTTNQSHMPLDNTNFFQEDLSLVDWLRQFTKNDEERHEEFVRGFLGRMLFSGDEALKSCKVLSGGEKMRCMFSRMMLQKANVLLLDEPTNHLDLESITTLNNSLSNFKGNLLLASHDHEMLSTVCNRIIELTPAGIIDREMTYDEYLADKKVKELREKMYS comes from the coding sequence ATGTTAACAGTATCTAACTTATCTTTACAATTCGGGAAAAGAGTTCTTTTTGACGAGGTAAATATTATGTTTACCAAAGGAAACTGCTACGGGATCATCGGAGCAAACGGTGCGGGAAAGTCTACATTCCTGAAAATATTAACAGGAAAGCAGGATCCTACAACAGGACATGTATCTCTGGAACCAGGGAAAAGAATGTCAGTTTTGGAGCAGGATCACTTTGCTTATGATCAATATACTGTTCTTGAGGCAGTTTTAAGAGGTAATAAGAAATTATTTGAGATAAAAGAGGAAATGGATGCGTTATACGCAAAAGAAGATTTCTCTGACGAAGACGGAATTAAAGCCGGCGAACTAGGTGTAATTTATGATGAAATGGGAGGTTGGACTGCAGAATCTGATGCGCAGACCATGCTTTCAAACGTTGGGGTTAAAGATGATATGCACTGGCAGATGATGAGCGAACTTGAGAACAAAGACAAAGTAAAGGTTCTTTTGGCTCAGGCTCTTTTCGGTAACCCGGATGTGTTGATTCTGGATGAGCCTACCAACGACCTTGATATCGATACGATCTCATGGCTGGAGGATTTCCTTGCAGACTATGAAAACACGGTAATCGTGGTATCTCACGACCGTCACTTCTTAGATACGGTTTGTACTCATATCGGTGACTTGGATTACGCTAAACTTAATCTTTACACAGGTAACTACTCTTTCTGGTACCAAGCTTCTCAGTTAGCAACAAGACAAAGAGCTCAGGCCAACAAGAAAGCTGAAGAGAAGAAAAAAGAACTTCAGGACTTCATTGCAAGATTCAGCTCAAACGTTGCTAAAGCAAAACAGGCTACAGCAAGAAAGAAAATGATCGACAAGTTAAACATTGACGATATTAAACCATCTTCAAGAAGATATCCGGCTATTATTTTCGAAATGGAAAGAGAGGCAGGTGATCAGATTTTAGATGTAAAAGGTCTTGAGAAAACAAAAGATGGAGAATTGCTATTCTCTAATATTGATTTGAATCTTAAGAAAGGAGACAAAGTAGCTGTACTTTCTAAAAACTCTTTAGCAATTACAGAATTTTTCGAAATTTTAGCAGGAAATGTAGAAGCCGACAAAGGAACTGTTGCATGGGGTGTTACAACTAACCAATCTCACATGCCTTTGGATAACACCAACTTCTTCCAGGAAGATCTAAGCCTGGTTGACTGGTTGAGACAATTTACAAAAAATGACGAAGAGCGTCACGAAGAGTTTGTAAGAGGATTCCTTGGAAGAATGCTTTTCTCAGGTGATGAAGCTTTAAAATCTTGTAAAGTACTTTCCGGAGGTGAAAAAATGAGATGTATGTTCAGCAGAATGATGCTTCAAAAAGCAAATGTTCTTTTATTGGATGAACCTACCAACCACTTAGACCTTGAAAGTATCACCACTTTGAACAACTCTTTATCGAACTTCAAAGGAAATCTTTTATTAGCATCTCATGACCACGAAATGCTTTCAACAGTCTGTAACAGAATTATCGAACTGACTCCTGCAGGAATTATCGACAGAGAAATGACTTATGACGAATACCTTGCTGATAAAAAGGTAAAAGAATTAAGAGAAAAAATGTATTCTTAA
- a CDS encoding outer membrane beta-barrel family protein translates to MKTQILIAALFFGGLVTAAAQQKKDSLKVNAIDAVNIKKQVFKKQGDRLVYDVASSSIAKGTNTFNLLKQTPMISSIDGKTLKILGKNDAVIYINNKKTNMDSEALIEMLKSTPSEDIQKIEVITVPGSEFQVESKEGVINIVMKKSKNNGYNGTLKMQNEQAYYNNPNAGASFNFRQGKWSGNSNFRTGSWTDRQRYTLSNGDPTFRNESYGFNDDPNKNFGGGFNVDYEINKKHSLGFSYNMRYNKSFNSVLDITNWQNGVLNNRTINNEDAQTRNHSFNLNYEMKTDSLGSKLTSNISYLWFNRDKVSFNESLPLTNDTINKYSALHQSVPQIINNYAANIDYLKKTAKGATWLMGISYNHTNTDNDTKQDKLIGSDFVIDPKQTNHFIYKENILGIYLNYERKLTEKISGKIGARYEMTRSTGEILEKTGFERNYNNLLPYLNLNYAINSDHNLSYTFSSRIRRPRFWELNPSRTYFTPTNYTQNNPFVLASKFYNQELNYMYKNAFYANLSFNMVEDASASDMLPLQGTLTAPEKDKNGNILYDPDGNMIMQTTRFLRYIRTNYGKNRELALTLGMNKSWFKDIWTTNYSVNLGYVTYKGGVWEDPTSQLGQYESESLDPYIIDVKNYNMSATINNIIRLSSKKDWFLGVNYFFASQTAMEGGMIGARQSFDLSLKKIAGDWTIVAEVSDLFNQSFYRIKGVQPNGKYNNITNFNYPRLMSIGVTYNFGNQKLKKAREMKSANDAVKSRT, encoded by the coding sequence ATGAAAACTCAAATTCTTATTGCAGCACTCTTTTTCGGTGGACTTGTAACTGCAGCTGCCCAGCAGAAAAAAGACAGTTTGAAAGTAAATGCTATTGATGCAGTGAATATCAAGAAGCAGGTTTTCAAAAAACAGGGAGACCGTTTAGTGTACGATGTAGCTTCTTCATCTATTGCTAAAGGAACGAACACCTTTAATCTTTTGAAACAAACTCCCATGATTTCCAGCATAGACGGAAAAACACTGAAGATTTTGGGAAAAAATGATGCGGTGATCTACATCAACAATAAGAAAACAAATATGGATTCTGAGGCACTGATTGAAATGCTGAAGTCTACTCCATCCGAGGATATCCAGAAAATTGAAGTGATTACGGTTCCCGGAAGTGAATTCCAGGTTGAATCCAAAGAAGGGGTGATTAATATTGTCATGAAAAAAAGCAAGAACAACGGTTACAACGGAACGTTGAAAATGCAGAATGAGCAGGCTTATTACAATAATCCTAATGCAGGAGCTTCTTTTAACTTCAGACAGGGAAAATGGTCCGGTAATTCAAATTTCAGAACAGGAAGCTGGACAGACAGACAAAGATATACGCTCTCTAACGGAGATCCTACTTTCAGAAATGAATCATATGGGTTTAATGATGATCCTAATAAAAATTTTGGCGGAGGATTTAATGTTGATTATGAAATCAATAAAAAACATAGTCTTGGCTTTTCCTACAACATGAGATATAATAAAAGCTTCAATTCTGTACTGGATATTACCAACTGGCAAAATGGGGTTTTAAATAACAGAACGATTAATAATGAAGATGCTCAAACCAGAAATCATTCATTCAATTTAAATTATGAAATGAAAACAGATTCTCTGGGAAGCAAGCTTACCTCAAACATTTCTTACCTGTGGTTCAACAGAGATAAAGTAAGTTTTAACGAAAGTCTTCCTTTAACAAATGACACCATCAACAAGTATTCGGCCCTTCATCAATCAGTACCCCAGATCATTAACAATTATGCCGCTAATATCGATTATCTGAAAAAAACAGCTAAAGGTGCAACATGGTTAATGGGAATCAGCTACAACCATACGAACACGGATAATGACACCAAACAAGACAAATTAATAGGCAGTGATTTTGTGATAGATCCCAAACAAACCAATCACTTCATTTATAAAGAAAATATTTTAGGTATTTACCTGAACTATGAACGTAAACTGACTGAGAAAATATCCGGAAAAATAGGAGCCCGATATGAAATGACCAGAAGTACCGGAGAAATTCTTGAAAAAACAGGGTTTGAAAGAAATTATAACAATCTCTTACCTTATCTGAATTTAAATTATGCCATCAATTCTGATCACAACCTGAGCTATACTTTCTCGAGCAGAATCCGAAGACCAAGATTCTGGGAACTGAACCCATCCAGAACTTACTTCACTCCTACGAATTATACACAGAACAATCCGTTTGTTCTTGCTTCAAAATTTTATAATCAGGAGCTGAACTATATGTACAAAAATGCATTCTACGCTAATCTTAGCTTTAATATGGTGGAAGATGCCTCTGCTTCTGATATGCTTCCGTTACAAGGGACTTTAACAGCTCCTGAAAAGGATAAAAATGGAAATATTCTCTATGATCCAGATGGAAATATGATCATGCAAACAACAAGATTCCTAAGATATATAAGAACCAATTACGGTAAAAACAGAGAACTCGCTCTTACGCTGGGAATGAATAAATCATGGTTTAAAGACATATGGACAACCAACTATTCTGTCAATTTGGGCTATGTTACCTACAAAGGCGGAGTATGGGAAGACCCGACATCTCAGCTAGGCCAGTATGAATCCGAGTCACTGGATCCTTATATCATTGATGTAAAAAACTACAATATGTCTGCAACTATCAATAACATTATCAGACTTTCATCCAAGAAAGACTGGTTTTTAGGAGTCAATTACTTCTTTGCAAGCCAGACAGCGATGGAAGGTGGTATGATAGGCGCAAGACAAAGCTTCGATCTCAGTCTGAAAAAAATTGCAGGCGACTGGACTATCGTAGCGGAAGTAAGCGATTTATTTAACCAAAGCTTTTACAGGATTAAGGGAGTACAGCCTAACGGAAAATATAACAATATCACCAATTTCAACTATCCAAGACTGATGAGCATCGGGGTTACTTACAATTTCGGAAATCAGAAACTGAAAAAAGCAAGGGAAATGAAATCAGCTAATGATGCTGTAAAATCAAGAACCTAA
- a CDS encoding T9SS type A sorting domain-containing protein: MNKKITFALLGLMAAILCGQVNAQSYQTLNVTSGYNEDLIANGAGTASSSTSQSVDTPTNGYVFMSTDFVNGSGISPVSGLPGNGLVNSVNTSGLTFQLAPYSSNNSLRLLNANDSGTLSFGSTPKASKLYMLATTGSGSSTADILVTFTDGTSQAFTNNNVNDWYGGTSFAIKGIGRTSRVSDAIENNINNPRLYEIALPINAANQTKNISSVKVTKTSSGSGILCVFGFSYKAANSCITPDNVTSSNVTSSSVDISWNPVAGISSYEIYTSTSSTTPTSSTTPTTGVSGSSTNISGLSPNTSYNVWVRSNCGGGSTGDWAPVVNFTTLCAVVNVPYIENFNTTPDNSIPGCTSTQVINNTGNNWQVVNTYGSVIGFDQKVLFSNTSTTTNTNIWFYTQGVNLQAGINYTFSFLYASFSGSQSLKVAYGGAPADTSMTNAIVDYPDVNVTTATPATFTITPAASGTYYFGFNNYTAGGTIGMLLLDDISVTAASLGTKENHLQNNDVNVYPNPTSDYLYVIGKGKFVEAKILDASGSIVMSFNKVGQKIDVSQLTKGVYVLVIKNTDGTQLSHKFIKK, from the coding sequence ATGAATAAAAAAATTACATTTGCCTTACTTGGCTTAATGGCTGCTATTCTTTGTGGTCAAGTCAATGCTCAAAGCTATCAAACCTTAAATGTTACAAGTGGCTATAATGAAGATCTTATAGCAAATGGTGCGGGAACGGCTTCTTCTAGTACCTCGCAAAGTGTGGATACCCCAACCAATGGGTATGTGTTTATGTCAACGGATTTTGTCAACGGTTCGGGGATAAGTCCTGTTTCAGGATTGCCAGGTAATGGTTTAGTTAATTCAGTAAATACATCAGGGTTAACGTTTCAATTGGCTCCTTATAGCTCTAATAATTCCTTAAGGCTCTTAAATGCAAATGACTCCGGAACTTTATCATTTGGTTCAACTCCAAAAGCTTCAAAATTATATATGTTGGCAACTACAGGAAGTGGCAGTTCTACAGCGGATATTCTTGTGACTTTTACAGATGGAACAAGTCAGGCATTTACTAATAATAATGTGAATGATTGGTATGGAGGAACTTCTTTCGCTATCAAAGGAATTGGTAGAACAAGTAGGGTAAGTGATGCTATTGAAAATAATATTAATAATCCAAGATTGTATGAGATTGCTTTGCCAATTAACGCTGCAAATCAGACTAAGAATATTTCAAGTGTTAAAGTGACTAAAACTTCATCAGGATCAGGGATTTTATGTGTTTTTGGCTTTTCTTATAAAGCTGCAAACAGTTGTATAACTCCGGATAATGTTACTTCTTCCAATGTTACTTCAAGTTCTGTTGATATTTCCTGGAATCCGGTTGCTGGAATTTCATCTTATGAAATTTACACAAGCACTTCCAGCACAACTCCAACTAGTTCAACTACACCTACTACAGGAGTTAGCGGATCTTCAACAAATATTTCAGGATTGTCTCCAAATACCTCGTATAATGTTTGGGTGAGAAGCAATTGTGGAGGAGGGAGTACAGGTGACTGGGCTCCTGTTGTAAATTTTACTACGCTATGTGCAGTCGTAAATGTACCTTATATAGAGAATTTTAATACTACTCCAGATAATTCAATTCCTGGCTGTACTTCAACTCAGGTGATTAATAATACAGGTAATAATTGGCAGGTAGTTAACACTTATGGAAGCGTAATCGGGTTTGATCAAAAAGTGCTTTTTAGCAATACATCTACTACAACAAATACAAATATCTGGTTTTATACACAAGGTGTAAATCTACAGGCAGGAATCAATTATACGTTTAGTTTTCTTTATGCTAGTTTTTCGGGTTCACAAAGTTTAAAAGTGGCATATGGTGGTGCTCCTGCAGATACCTCAATGACAAACGCTATTGTTGATTATCCAGATGTAAATGTGACGACTGCTACACCTGCAACATTTACAATTACACCTGCAGCTTCAGGTACTTATTATTTTGGATTTAATAATTACACAGCAGGAGGAACAATTGGAATGTTGTTATTGGATGATATTTCAGTTACAGCAGCTAGCTTAGGTACGAAAGAGAATCACTTACAGAATAATGATGTGAATGTCTATCCCAATCCGACGTCAGATTATTTGTATGTAATAGGAAAAGGAAAATTTGTGGAAGCTAAAATACTTGATGCTTCTGGTAGCATAGTTATGTCATTTAATAAAGTTGGCCAAAAGATAGATGTTTCTCAATTGACTAAAGGGGTGTATGTCCTTGTGATTAAAAATACAGACGGAACTCAACTTAGCCATAAGTTTATCAAAAAATAA
- a CDS encoding DUF3817 domain-containing protein yields MNFIEKFFSKYSQEKIIKWFKQICVAEAVSCLLLYCVAMIWIRYDENLYSIIFISVIGSLHGLFFTLYLILCLPARKIYHWDDEDFVFALLSAFFPFATVWVDKKLARFDRE; encoded by the coding sequence ATGAACTTCATCGAAAAATTTTTCTCAAAATATTCTCAGGAAAAAATCATCAAATGGTTTAAACAGATTTGTGTTGCAGAAGCTGTTTCATGTCTTTTACTGTACTGTGTTGCGATGATCTGGATCCGATATGATGAAAATTTATATTCTATTATCTTCATCAGCGTTATCGGCAGTTTACACGGATTATTTTTTACGCTTTACCTTATACTCTGCCTTCCTGCAAGAAAAATTTATCATTGGGATGATGAAGATTTTGTTTTTGCCTTATTATCGGCATTCTTCCCCTTTGCAACGGTTTGGGTAGACAAGAAATTAGCCCGATTCGACAGAGAATAA